From Ornithorhynchus anatinus isolate Pmale09 chromosome X3, mOrnAna1.pri.v4, whole genome shotgun sequence, the proteins below share one genomic window:
- the ORAN-DRA gene encoding MHC class II DR alpha precursor: MAPTTALALRVLSLASLLATHCTRAVKWEHRIIQAEFSQTHSPTGEFMFEFDGDEIFHVDLDRKETVWRLADFSNYASFEAQGGLANLAVDKANMDILIKRSNHTPATNVAPEVTVFPENPVEMGQPNILICFVDKFSPPVVNISWLRNGQPWSKGASETDFYPRTDHSFRKFHYLPFIPSANDFYDCKVEHWGLEEPLLRHWEPKVPSPLTETKETLVCALGLAVGLVGIIVGTILIVRGLRSGTAPRPQGPL; encoded by the exons ATGGCCCCAACGACAGCCTTAGCCCTGAGGGTTCTCTCCCTGGCTTCCCTCCTGGCCACCCACTGCACCAGAGCTGTTAAGT GGGAACATAGAATAATCCAGGCGGAgttctcccagacccacagcccaACGGGGGAGTTCATGTTCGAGTTTGATGGAGATGAGATATTCCACGTGGACCTGGACAGGAAAGAGACGGTCTGGCGCCTAGCCGACTTTAGCAACTATGCCAGctttgaggcacagggaggactGGCCAACCTCGCTGTGGACAAGGCCAACATGGACATCCTGATTAAGCGTTCTAACCACACCCCCGCCACCAATG TGGCCCCCGAAGTGACCGTGTTCCCCGAAAACCCCGTAGAGATGGGGCAGCCCAACATCCTCATCTGCTTCGTCGACAAATTCTCCCCACCGGTGGTCAACATCTCGTGGTTGCGCAATGGGCAGCCATGGAGCAAAGGCGCGTCCGAGACAGACTTCTACCCCCGCACCGACCATTCCTTCCGCAAGTTCCACTACCTCCCGTTCATCCCCTCTGCCAACGACTTCTACGACTGCAAGGTGGAGCACTGGGGTCTGGAAGAGCCACTCCTCCGTCACTGGG AACCCAAGGTGCCATCTCCCCTGACCGAGACAAAAGAGACTCTGGTCTGCGCCCTGGGCCTGGCCGTGGGTCTGGTGGGCATCATCGTGGGCACCATCCTCATCGTCAGAGGCCTGCGTTCAGGCactgccccccggccccagggTCCCCTGTAA
- the ORAN-DRA gene encoding MHC class II DR alpha isoform X1, translated as MAPTTALALRVLSLASLLATHCTRAVKWEHRIIQAEFSQTHSPTGEFMFEFDGDEIFHVDLDRKETVWRLADFSNYASFEAQGGLANLAVDKANMDILIKRSNHTPATNVAPEVTVFPENPVEMGQPNILICFVDKFSPPVVNISWLRNGQPWSKGASETDFYPRTDHSFRKFHYLPFIPSANDFYDCKVEHWGLEEPLLRHWEPKVPSPLTETKETLVCALGLAVGLVGIIVGTILIVRGLRSGTAPRPQGPL; from the exons ATGGCCCCAACGACAGCCTTAGCCCTGAGGGTTCTCTCCCTGGCTTCCCTCCTGGCCACCCACTGCACCAGAGCTGTTAAGT GGGAACATAGAATAATCCAGGCGGAgttctcccagacccacagcccaACGGGGGAGTTCATGTTCGAGTTTGATGGAGATGAGATATTCCACGTGGACCTGGACAGGAAAGAGACGGTCTGGCGCCTAGCCGACTTTAGCAACTATGCCAGctttgaggcacagggaggactGGCCAACCTCGCTGTGGACAAGGCCAACATGGACATCCTGATTAAGCGTTCTAACCACACCCCCGCCACCAATG TGGCCCCCGAAGTGACCGTGTTCCCCGAAAACCCCGTAGAGATGGGGCAGCCCAACATCCTCATCTGCTTCGTCGACAAATTCTCCCCACCGGTGGTCAACATCTCGTGGTTGCGCAATGGGCAGCCATGGAGCAAAGGCGCGTCCGAGACAGACTTCTACCCCCGCACCGACCATTCCTTCCGCAAGTTCCACTACCTCCCGTTCATCCCCTCTGCCAACGACTTCTACGACTGCAAGGTGGAGCACTGGGGTCTGGAAGAGCCACTCCTCCGTCACTGGG AACCCAAGGTGCCATCTCCCCTGACCGAGACAAAAGAGACTCTGGTCTGCGCCCTGGGCCTGGCCGTGGGTCTGGTGGGCATCATCGTGGGCACCATCCTCATCGTCAGAGGCCTGCGTTCAGGCactgccccccggccccagggTCCCCT GTGA